Genomic window (Microbacterium oxydans):
GGCCGATGCCGACGGCACGCTGTACTTCGTCGACGCGGGCGACCAGCGCGTGCATCGCCTGGCCTCCGGCGACGTTCCCGTGCCCCTCACACCGCCCGGGCCCTCTCACGGTGGTCTGCGCGTGCAGGACGGCCGTCTGCTGGCGGTGCGCGAAGACCTGTCGACGACCCCGCACACGCGCGCGATCGTCGAGATCCCGATCGACGGCTCCGCCTCCGAAGACCCGACGGCTGTGCGAGTGATCGCGCAGGGAGACGGGTTCTTCGCCCACCCCGCACTCTCCCCCGACGGGACCCGCGCCGCCTGGGTGGCGTGGGAGCGCGGACGGATGCCGTGGGAAGACGCCCGCGTGCAGATCGCCGAGGTCGATGGCGGGCACCCGCACACGGTCCCGTCGCGGACGGCGCTGCAGCCCGAGTGGACGAGCGACACGGAGCTGCTCTTCGCCGACGCACCCTACGACCGCTGGGAGCTGTACCGCGTGACGGTCGACGGCGTCGAGCCCTCCGGCGCTCCGCAGCCGCTCGCCCCCGCCGACGCGCCGGCGGACGCCGACACCGGCTACGGCCTCTGGGTGCTCGGCAACCGCTGGTTCCGTCCCCTCGACGACGGACGCATCGTCGCCGTCCGCACGAACGGCCGCGACGAGGTCGTGGTCCTCGACGACAACGGCGGCACGGCGCTGGTCGACCTCCCCGCCGATGGACACGTGAGCGTGGACGATGTGGACGGGACGCGCGTGCTCCTCTCCGGGAACGGCTCCCGCGTCGCACCGGGACTCTGGTGCGTCGACACCGACTCCGGAGAGGTCTTCGCGGTGCGCGGCGGCGAGCCCGTCGGTCCGCAGTGGATGCCCCCTGCCCTGTCGATCGAGGTCGACGGTCCGCACGGTGCCGTGCACGCCTTCGCATATCCCCCGGCCCATCCGGAGGCGACGGCGCCCGAAGACGAGCTCCCGCCCTACGTCGTGCTCGTGCACGGGGGGCCGACGGCCCACGTCACGGGCGCGACCTCTGCGGCGGTCGCCTTCTACACGAGCCGCGGCATCGGCGTGCTCGACGTGAACTACGGCGGGTCGACCGGATACGGCCGCGCCTACCGTGAGCGCCTGGACGGGCAGTGGGGCGTCGTCGACGTCGACGACGTGATCGCCGCCGCCCGCGGCCTCGCCGACGCCGGGCTCGCGGATCCCGCCCGCATCGCGATCCGCGGCGGATCGGCCGGCGGATGGACCGTGCTGTCCGCGCTGGTCCGCGGAGGGACCTTCGCCGCCGGGATCAGTCGCTACGGCGTCGCCGACCTGCGGATGCTGGCCGCCGAGACGCACGACTTCGAGGCGTCCTACCTCGACGGCCTGGTCGGACCGCTCCCCGAGTACGAGCACGTGTACATCGAGCGCTCACCGCTGACGCATGCCGATCGCATCGACGTCCCCGTGCTGCTGCTGCAAGGCGGCGAGGACCGGGTGGTGCCGCCGTCGCAGTCCGAGGCGATCCGCGATGCACTCGCGGCGCGCGGCATCGATCACGAGTACGTGCTGTATCCGACGGAGGGACACGGATTCCGCAGCGCCGAGTCGATCGTCGATGCGCTGGAGCGCGAGCTGACGTTCCTCGGTCGCGCGTTCGGCTTCGAACCGCGGCTGTGACGACCGGGACTACTCCCCCACGCGGTTGCGCAGACGCATGGCGCGGTCGGCCTCGCGGGTGTCCTGACGCTCGCGCAGGGTCTGCCGCTTGTCGTACTCGCGCTTGCCCTTCGCCAGAGCGATCTCGACCTTGGCGCGACCATCGGAGAAGTACAGCTTCAGCGGGATGAGCGTGTATCCGCCCGCCGACACGGCGTGCGCGATCTTGGCGATCTCCTCGCGGTGCAGCAGCAGCTTGCGGATGCGCTTGGCCGAGTGGTTCGTCCAGTGCCCCTGCGAGTACTCCGGGATGTGCACCGAGTCGAGGAAGACCTCGTTGCCCTTGACGAAGGCGTATCCGTCGCTGAGGTTGGCGCGCCCCTGGCGCAGTGACTTGACCTCGGTGCCGGTGAGCACCATCCCCGCTTCGTACGACTTCTCGATCGTGTAGTCGTGACGTGCGCGACGATTGGTCGCGACGACCTTCTCTCCGCGTTCCCTGGGCATGATGCTCTCCTGTTGCCGTGATGAGCTCGATCGATCGTTCCGACCGAGCAGCCTTTCAGGCTATCAGGTACGGAGCCAGCGTCGGATCGCGAAGCCGGCGGAGAGCGCGGCGAGCACGATGCCGATGCCGATCAGGACCGGCACCACCAGGGCGGCGTCCTGCATCGTCACCCAGGTCGTGATGAACGGCACCCGTCCTCGCAGGTACCCGTTCACGCCGAAGTGCACGCCCGCGACGACCGCGGCGCTGGCGAACGCCGACCCGAGGAACGCGGCGAACACGCCCTCGAGGACGAAGGGGGTCTGGATGAAGCGGTTCGAGGCGCCGACCAGGCGCATGATGCCGATCTCCTTGCGGCGCGCGTATGCCGACAATCGGATGGTCGTGCCGATGAGCAGGGTCGCGGCGATGAGCATCAGGACGGCGATGCCGACCGCGATGTAGGTCGCGACCGTCAGAGCGGAGAAGAGAGGTTCGAGGTATTGCAGCTGGTCCTTGACCTGCTCGACGCCGGCCTGGCCGCTGAACGCCTCGGCGAGCACCTGCGACTGACCGGGGTCCTTCATCGTGACGAAGAAGACCTCGAACGCCTGGTCGGGCGTGAGCACGCTCGCCTGGTCCTCACCGAGCTGTTCGACGAGCTTGGCGTAGGTCTCCTCCTTGGTGTCGAACGTGATCGAGCTGATGAGAGGCGCCAGGGCGTCCCCCTCCAGCTGAGCGCGGACGGCGGCGACCTGCTCCTCGCTCGCCGCGCCGTCGACACAGGTGTCGGATTCCGAGACGGCCGAGCACATGTACACCGCCACCTGGGCACGCTCGGCCCAGTAGCCGCGCATGACGCCGATCTGGCCCTGCATCAGGATCGCCGCACCCACGAAGGTCAGCGACACGAAAGTGACCAGCACGACGGAGATGACCATCGAGATGTTGCGCCGAAGCCCACCCAGGGCCTCGGTCAGGATGAGACCGATTCTCATGAGGTCGGGCCCACTTCCTCGTCGTCTTCGTCGGACAGTCCGAGGCGGTCCGCGACGCCGAGCTCCGCGACGTCGACCGTCGGCAGGGTGATCGGGTGCGTGCGCGGCCGGACGACGGCGGGGGGTTCGACCACGGCGGGCGGCTCCACGATGTTCGCCGGGTCGTCGACGTCCCGCGGCTGCTCCGGGGGCTCCACGGTGCGCGGGGGCTCCACGGTGCGCGGCGCCGGGGCATCCTCGCCCGTGGCGGCGACGGGCTCGGCAGCGGGCGCGGCGGCCTTGCGCTGCGTGCTGAGCTCTTCGGCGAGGGCGGCACGGACCACGGAGAGATCCGCGGTCTGCCGCTGCACCTCCTGCACCGCGGTGAGGGCCGCGGCGGCCGCAGCTCCCCGCACCTCCTCGGGCACCAGGCGCGGGATGTTCGAGGTGTCGCCGTATCCGCCGTGCACCTCGTCGCGCACCATCTCCCCGTCGCGCAGCTCGATCACGCGGCGCTGCATCTGGTCGACGAAGCCGGCTTCGTGCGTGGCCATCAGGACGGTGGTGCCGCCCGCGTTGATGCGGGCGAGGAGCTGCATGATGTCGACGGACGTGGCCGGGTCGAGGTTTCCGGTCGGCTCGTCGGCGAGCAGCACCTGCGGACGGTTCACGAGCGCGCGGGCGATCGCGACGCGCTGCTGCTCACCACCGGAGAGCTCGTGCGGCATCCGCTTCTGCTTCCCGTCGAGCCCGACGAGTGCGAGCGCCTCCGGCACGGCCTGCTGGATGAACCCGCGCGACGAACCGGTCACCTGGAGCGTGAAGGCCACGTTCTGGTAGACGGTCTTCGACGGGAGCAGACGGAAGTCCTGGAACACCGAGCCGATGTGGCGCCGGAAGTAGGGCACCTTGCGGTTGGCGAGCGAGCGCAGGTCTCGACCGAGCACGGCGACGCGTCCCGCAGTGGGCACGTCTTCGCGCAGGATCAGGCGCAGACAGGAGGACTTGCCGGAGCCCGAGGCACCGACGAGGAAGACGAACTCCCCGCGCTGCACCTCGAAGTCGACACCGGAGAGGGCGGGCTTCGACGTCCCGCGGTAGCGTTTCGTGACGTTCTCGAACCGAATCATGGCTGTTCGAGCCTAAGCGCGGGCCCTCCCCTTGCCGCGAGCGACACCCCGCGCGGTGTGTCCTCTGCGGACGTCCTCGGGCGACGGGATGGGGATTGCTCCCCATCCCGAGTCCACCGGCGCGTCCCCGTGCACTGATATACAGGAAGCTGCCCGTCGCGCGGACAGCGCGACGGAGAGACTTCGAGGGGGACCCTGATGACGACACCTGCCGGTTGGTACGACGACGGATCCGGACGCCAGCGGTGGTGGGACGGACAGCAGTGGACGGAGAACTTCGCCCCGGAGACGGGCACGCCCGAGTCCGCAGCGACCGAGGCCGGGACGCCGGAATCAGCGGCCGACGTGGCAGCGACCGACGTGGCGGCAGGCGAGCCGGCAGCAGCCGAGCCGGCAGCAGCCGACCAGGCCGCCGTCGAGTCGCAGACCTCCGCCTACCCCACCTACCCGGTGGCGGATTCCGCGCAGCCCGCTGCCGGATACCCGGGGGCCGCGTCGGCCTATCCCGGCGCCGGCGCGCCGGCGGGCTACCCGGCGACCTCCTCCTACGCGCAGCAGCCCGTCCCGGAGGGGCCCAAGAAGCTCTCGATCCTCGGACTGGTCGGCCTCGGCCTGTCGGTTCTCGGAGCCATCCTGGTGTTCATCCCGGTGGTCGGCTTCGTCGGGTTCATCCTGCTCGCCGCGGGCTTCGTCGTCTCGATCGTCTCGCTCTTCCTCAAGGGCAAGAAGTGGCCGGGGATCGCCGGTCTCAGCCTGGCGGTCGTCGGCACGATCATCGGCATCATCATGGCGTTCGTCTACCTCTTCGCCATCGCGCAGGGCGTGAGCAGCGAGATCGACAACCTACCCAGCTCCTCGCCGTCGATCGAGGCGACCGAGCCGAGCGACACCGACGGCACGGATGGCGCCGACGACGGCGTCCGGCCGACCACGGCGGAGGTCGCCGTCGGCCTGACCGCGATCCTGACCGCGGATGGCGCCGAGAACTACACCGAGGGACAGATCACGTGCCTCTCGGGCCTGCTGGTGGATTCCGATCTCGACAACTCGACCCTGCGCGCGATCGCCGAGAGCGACGGCACCCTCACGGATGTCGACGCGGCGTACGGCTTCGCCGAGGTGCTCGGCGACACCGAGGCCATCACCGCCTGCTTCGCCGGCTGACCCTCGGCGAAGCGGAACCCCTCTGATGACGACGCCTCCCGGGTGGTACGACGACGGCGCAGGAAGTCGACGGTGGTGGGACGGCGTGCAGTGGACCGCGCACGTCGTCACCGCCCCGGCGACGACCGCAGCAGAGTCGGCGACGGAACCGGCGGTGGTCGACGCCGCCC
Coding sequences:
- a CDS encoding S9 family peptidase yields the protein MSSSPYGSWSSPFSAASVAASSPRIDGARFVGAEIWWGESVPAEKGRVTVRSSSGAEILPAPWSARSRVHEYGGGAWTADADGTLYFVDAGDQRVHRLASGDVPVPLTPPGPSHGGLRVQDGRLLAVREDLSTTPHTRAIVEIPIDGSASEDPTAVRVIAQGDGFFAHPALSPDGTRAAWVAWERGRMPWEDARVQIAEVDGGHPHTVPSRTALQPEWTSDTELLFADAPYDRWELYRVTVDGVEPSGAPQPLAPADAPADADTGYGLWVLGNRWFRPLDDGRIVAVRTNGRDEVVVLDDNGGTALVDLPADGHVSVDDVDGTRVLLSGNGSRVAPGLWCVDTDSGEVFAVRGGEPVGPQWMPPALSIEVDGPHGAVHAFAYPPAHPEATAPEDELPPYVVLVHGGPTAHVTGATSAAVAFYTSRGIGVLDVNYGGSTGYGRAYRERLDGQWGVVDVDDVIAAARGLADAGLADPARIAIRGGSAGGWTVLSALVRGGTFAAGISRYGVADLRMLAAETHDFEASYLDGLVGPLPEYEHVYIERSPLTHADRIDVPVLLLQGGEDRVVPPSQSEAIRDALAARGIDHEYVLYPTEGHGFRSAESIVDALERELTFLGRAFGFEPRL
- the smpB gene encoding SsrA-binding protein SmpB; this encodes MPRERGEKVVATNRRARHDYTIEKSYEAGMVLTGTEVKSLRQGRANLSDGYAFVKGNEVFLDSVHIPEYSQGHWTNHSAKRIRKLLLHREEIAKIAHAVSAGGYTLIPLKLYFSDGRAKVEIALAKGKREYDKRQTLRERQDTREADRAMRLRNRVGE
- the ftsX gene encoding permease-like cell division protein FtsX translates to MRIGLILTEALGGLRRNISMVISVVLVTFVSLTFVGAAILMQGQIGVMRGYWAERAQVAVYMCSAVSESDTCVDGAASEEQVAAVRAQLEGDALAPLISSITFDTKEETYAKLVEQLGEDQASVLTPDQAFEVFFVTMKDPGQSQVLAEAFSGQAGVEQVKDQLQYLEPLFSALTVATYIAVGIAVLMLIAATLLIGTTIRLSAYARRKEIGIMRLVGASNRFIQTPFVLEGVFAAFLGSAFASAAVVAGVHFGVNGYLRGRVPFITTWVTMQDAALVVPVLIGIGIVLAALSAGFAIRRWLRT
- the ftsE gene encoding cell division ATP-binding protein FtsE; amino-acid sequence: MIRFENVTKRYRGTSKPALSGVDFEVQRGEFVFLVGASGSGKSSCLRLILREDVPTAGRVAVLGRDLRSLANRKVPYFRRHIGSVFQDFRLLPSKTVYQNVAFTLQVTGSSRGFIQQAVPEALALVGLDGKQKRMPHELSGGEQQRVAIARALVNRPQVLLADEPTGNLDPATSVDIMQLLARINAGGTTVLMATHEAGFVDQMQRRVIELRDGEMVRDEVHGGYGDTSNIPRLVPEEVRGAAAAAALTAVQEVQRQTADLSVVRAALAEELSTQRKAAAPAAEPVAATGEDAPAPRTVEPPRTVEPPEQPRDVDDPANIVEPPAVVEPPAVVRPRTHPITLPTVDVAELGVADRLGLSDEDDEEVGPTS
- a CDS encoding DUF2510 domain-containing protein; amino-acid sequence: MTTPAGWYDDGSGRQRWWDGQQWTENFAPETGTPESAATEAGTPESAADVAATDVAAGEPAAAEPAAADQAAVESQTSAYPTYPVADSAQPAAGYPGAASAYPGAGAPAGYPATSSYAQQPVPEGPKKLSILGLVGLGLSVLGAILVFIPVVGFVGFILLAAGFVVSIVSLFLKGKKWPGIAGLSLAVVGTIIGIIMAFVYLFAIAQGVSSEIDNLPSSSPSIEATEPSDTDGTDGADDGVRPTTAEVAVGLTAILTADGAENYTEGQITCLSGLLVDSDLDNSTLRAIAESDGTLTDVDAAYGFAEVLGDTEAITACFAG